The sequence below is a genomic window from Humulus lupulus chromosome 3, drHumLupu1.1, whole genome shotgun sequence.
TATTTAACACAATTAAGTACAAATTATGACATATATACATATGTAATTACTATATGGCTTTATATTGTCTTATTTTGGTATATGCTtacttatattttgaatattacaTAGGTAAAATGAGTAATCTATTCATCTAAATAGGTATTATATGAGTTAATATGACATATTTGAACTTGTTTATTAAACATGATCTTATAAACCAAACTCTAAAAGTATCAAATTAAACGCGATCTttttataaacaaattaaatagATTATAGCGGGTTAACCTATTTATAAGCAAGTCGGGTTTAAGTTTTAGTTTTCGACACGATTAATAAATGAGTCGAGTTCGGGTTTAACATTTACTTATAATACATGAGCTTCAACATGACACGAACATGATCCATGAACACGAATTGCCTACCCTACTTAATATTgatacaaataatttttttttactcgAATCATATTAGACATCGATGACTTTAGTAAAATTGGTATTTTAGTTGGAAAACATAAATAAATGAAGGAAGCAATTGTGTTACCAAAACATTTGGTTTAAGAATATGCAATTGTGTCAAGAATGTTACGTACAGAAATGGTTGGAATCCTTTATAGGAAGAAAGGACTAAGAAACACAAAGCATATTTTTATAGCCTATTCTTGTACCACTACATTGTTAAGCATGAACAAACATGGTCTGCACAAACACCCTCAAGCAGGGAATCGATACCTGTTCCTTCCAATAAGGCAATCTTGTTGAAGCAAGGGATTACGCTCCTCTTTAAAAAGCACAGAAAAATCCTACTTGTTCCAACCAAGAACCAATAATCATTCTTTCGAACTCTCACTTGTTGCAATGGCCAGCCTTACCTTCAACGACCCAGATGGTATGTTGGGCTTTTGACTCTAAACTTAGTAATATCTCAGGCATTGACCAGTTACACTTCAGCTACGATCTCATTGCATAAAAATCTGTATTTAGATTGTGTACTTATGCTGTCACTGCCTGTGTGTGACTGCAGACATTTCCAGATCAATCTCGGATGTTCCACCTACTCATTACACGATAAAAATACAGTCATTTTCATTGCTAACGAAGAGTTCGATAGAGAGACACGAATCCAGGAGTTTCGAAGCTGGCGGCTACAAATggtgcattttttttttctcatggcCATTTATGCACATGTTCATGACATCTTATCTAATTTCCTATGTTGTCACAGGAACTTGGTTATACACCCAAGTGGAAACAAGAACAGAAATGTGAAGGAACATCTCTCTGTCTACTTAGCCATGTCAGATGAAAACTCCCACAAGACTGGTTGGGAAGTGTACGCGGTTTTCAGGTTATTTGTACTGGACCAGAGCAAAGACAACTACATGATTGTTCAAGGTAACTTATCCTTAAACTTCATCTTAGCCAGTAGATAACAAATGTACCATAAACAATGTGCTTCTCTTCTTTCTCATTTTTCTAAGATGGAAAAGAAAGACGCTTTCATGGAATGAAGCTTGAATGGGGATTTGATCAGTTCATCCCTCTCAAGACTCTTCACGACGCCGGTAACGGGTTTCTCGTCGATGACACTTGTGTGTTCGGAGCAGAGGTGTTTGTTTGCAAAGAAAGAAGCAAAGACAAAGGAGAATGTCTGCGTATGGTAAAGGACCCTATCGTGTACAAGCACTCTTTTAAGGTCGACAACTATTTCGATTTAGGCACAGAATGCATTGAGTCAAAACAATTCAATGTTGGAGGTCGAAAATGGTATGCACTATCCACGCATAACAAGCATAATTTTGCACTTGAAAGAAACCTTTTTCATGATGATTTCAACTGTAGGAAGATGAGATTCTTTCCCGATGGAAGAGGAGCTGGATTGGGTACTCATATCTCTTTTTATTTGGCTTTGGCTGATCCCACACCCACTACGCTTCCTCCAGGCTATAAATTATATGT
It includes:
- the LOC133822640 gene encoding MATH domain and coiled-coil domain-containing protein At3g44800, giving the protein MASLTFNDPDDISRSISDVPPTHYTIKIQSFSLLTKSSIERHESRSFEAGGYKWNLVIHPSGNKNRNVKEHLSVYLAMSDENSHKTGWEVYAVFRLFVLDQSKDNYMIVQDGKERRFHGMKLEWGFDQFIPLKTLHDAGNGFLVDDTCVFGAEVFVCKERSKDKGECLRMVKDPIVYKHSFKVDNYFDLGTECIESKQFNVGGRKWKMRFFPDGRGAGLGTHISFYLALADPTPTTLPPGYKLYVEYILRIKNQVNSNHLSGTATNWFSVSNEEHGWSRYITLPYFHSPSMGFLVKGTCILEAEVTIHGVLDTL